From Diceros bicornis minor isolate mBicDic1 chromosome 21, mDicBic1.mat.cur, whole genome shotgun sequence, the proteins below share one genomic window:
- the MAPK15 gene encoding mitogen-activated protein kinase 15 yields the protein MSAAEVDRHVAQRYLLKRRLGKGAYGIVWKAVDRRTGEVVAIKKIFDAFRHKTDAQRTFREIMLLQEFGDHPNIVRLLDVIPAENDRDIYLVFESMDTDLNAVICKGGLLTDIHRRCIFYQLLRATKFIHSGRVIHRDQKPSNVLLDASCLVKLCDFGLARPLSGLPEGPEGQALTEYVATRWYRAPEVLLSSSRYTPGVDMWSLGCILGEMLRGRPLFPGTSTLHQLELILETIPPPSEEDLLAPGSTYSASVLHRLGARPRQTLDALLPPDTPPEALDLLRRLLVFAPDKRLSAAQALQHPYVRRFHCPAREWALEADVRLPVHEGVQLSAPEYRSRLYQMILERKGSSSVPRENRLGGGPSGAEHSAPRPRAPPPKPGAATALPSGSPAQNPGRRPQTGPGQEPAPEAPGGATSLPRQSSAPLLQPPLPGGPGRGERPPGATAAPPSAPSWVKPSVRGAATSLTSQAAAQVAVQALIRSDRDPGRGVRAAGAPRVPHGLPRKPRPGRRMFGASALQGAQGAAQAALGGYSQAYGTVCRSALGRLPLLPGPRA from the exons ATGAGCGCCGCCGAGGTGGACCGTCACGTAGCCCAGCGGTACCTGCTCAAGCGGCGGCTCGGGAAGGGG GCCTACGGCATTGTGTGGAAGGCGGTGGATCGGAGGACCGGCGAGGTTGTGGCCATCAAGAAAATCTTCGATGCCTTTAGGCATAAGACGGATGCCCAG AGAACGTTTCGGGAAATCATGCTGCTCCAG GAATTTGGGGACCACCCCAACATTGTCCGCCTCCTGGACGTGATCCCGGCAGAGAACGACAGGGACATCTACCTGGTGTTTGAGTCTATGG ACACTGACCTGAATGCCGTCATCTGCAAGGGCGGCCTGCTGACGGACATCCACAGGCGCTGCATCTTCTACCAGCTCCTGCGGGCCACCAAGTTCATCCACTCAGGACGTGTCATCCACCGGGACCAGAAG ccgTCCAATGTTCTCCTGGACGCCAGCTGCTTGGTGAAGCTCTGTGACTTCGGCCTTGCCCGTCCCCTCAGCGGCCTCCCTGAAGGGCCGGAGGGCCAGGCCCTGACAGAGTATGTGGCCACACGCTGGTACCGGGCTCCGGAGGTACTGCTGTCCTCGAGCAG GTACACCCCTGGGGTGGACATGTGGAGTCTGGGCTGCATCCTGGGGGAGATGCTTCGGGGGAGGCCCCTGTTCCCTGGCACATCCACACTCCACCAGCTGGAGCTGATCCTGGAGACCATCCCACCACCATCTGAGGAGG ACCTCCTGGCTCCGGGCTCCACCTACAGCGCCTCTGTCCTGCACCGTCTGGGGGCCCG GCCACGGCAGACGCTGGACGCCCTCCTGCCGCCCGACACCCCCCCGGAGGCCCTGGACCTCCTCAGGCGACTCCTGGTGTTTGCCCCGGACAAACGGCTTAGTGCCGCCCAGGCCCTGCAGCACCCCTACGTGCGGAG GTTCCACTGCCCGGCCCGGGAATGGGCCCTGGAGGCGGATGTGCGGCTCCCGGTGCACGAAGGAGTCCAGCTCTCGGCCCCCGAGTATCGCAGCCGCCTCTATCAG ATGATCCTGGAGCGCAAGGGCAGCAGCAGCGTGCCGAGAGAGAACCGCCTGGGGGGCGGCCCTTCGGGGGCGGAGCACAGCGCCCCCCGGCCCCGGGCGCCCCCGCCCAAACCCGGAGCCGCCACCGCGCTGCCCTCGGGCTCGCCGGCGCAGAACCCTGGACGCAGGCCTCAGACTGGCCCCGGCCAGGAGCCCGCGCCCG AAGCCCCTGGCGGAGCCACGAGCCTTCCCAGGCAGAGCTCGGCCCCCCTGCTCCAGCCTCCACTCCCAGGAGGTCCTGGGAGAGGGGAAAGGCCCCCCGGGGCGACGGCAGCGCCCCCCTCGGCACCCTCGTGG GTGAAGCCCAGCGTGAGGGGGGCGGCGACCTCCCTGACCTCGCAGGCCGCCGCCCAGGTGGCCGTTCAGGCCCTGATCCGGAGTGACCGCGACCCGGGCAGAGGGGTGAGGGCGGCCGGCGCGCCACGG GTCCCCCACGGGCTTCCCCGCAAGCCCCGGCCTGGCCGGAGGATGTTCGGCGCCTCGGCCTTGCAGGGGGCCCAGGGGGCCGCGCAGGCCGCGCTCGGGGGCTACTCGCAAGCCTACGGCACCGTCTGCCGCTCGGCGCTGGGCCGCCTGCCCCTGCTCCCGGGACCCCGCGCGTGA
- the FAM83H gene encoding protein FAM83H, giving the protein MARRSQSSSQGDNPLAPGYLPPHYKEYYRLAVDALAEGGPEAYSRFLASEGAPAFLCPEELDHVSRHLRPPQHVALDPPEGSPPNVDMDGSSGTYWPVNSDQAVPELDLGWPLTFGFQGTEVTTLVQPPPPDSPSIKDEARRMIRSAQQVVAVVMDMFTDVDLLSEVLEAASRRVPVYILLDEMNAQHFLDMADKCRVNLHHVDFLRVRTVAGPTYYCRTGKSFQGHVKEKFLLVDCAVVMSGSYSFMWSFEKIHRSLAHVFQGELVSSFDEEFRILFAQSEPLVPSAGELARMDAYALAPYAGGGPLMSGQVAGVPTPFFSKRAHLLFPPPREEGLGFPSFLDPDRHFLSAFRREEPLRMPGGALEPHAGLRPLSRRLDAETGPGGELAGPRAFFQARHLEMDAIKRHSYAAADGTGAVENFAAARQVSRQTFLSHGDDFRFQTSHFHRDQLYQQHYQWDPQLAPARPQGLFEKLRASRPGFGDPDDFALGAGPRFPELGADGHQRLDYVPSGASREVRHGSDSNFGPGLRGLAPGGAPRPSLSQRFPCQAAARLGPETAPEAEPERRGGPEGRAGLRHWRLASYLSGCHGEDAGDEGLPAPMEGEAYEDDVLGAGSRGAGGDLLPSAFRVPASFLAKGPVPGSGSGGGEGPEEAGLAKQDAFRSRLTPLIQRSSRLRSSLIFSSTQAEGAGGAAAATTEKVQVLHKEQAVSEMLGPGGEAVRSSASAKVAELLEKYKGPARDPGGEGAAVTVGSHSKAVVSQAWREEAAAPGGAAGERRSLESCLLDLRDSFAQRLHQEAERQPGAATLTATQLLDTLGWSGADRVPSRLLSAQGRSTSPQGRDSPPPEGPRAHQASHSEPKDSPTSAYPERKGSPTPGFPAHKGSPTAGLTEQKGSPTSAYPERKGSPVPPVPERRSSPVPPVPERRSSPVPPVPERRGSLTLTFSGESPKTGPAEEAVGGPMEVLRKGSLRLRQLLSPKGERRAEGEGGFPAPQENGQPESPRRPSLGRGDSTEAATGEERGPRARVVSATANALYSSNLRDDTKAILEQISAHGQKHRGVPAPAPGPGPTHSSPELGRPPAAGGLAPDMSDKDKCSAIFRSDSLGTQGRLSRTLPASAEERDRLLRRMESMRKEKRVYSRFEVFCKKEDAGGLGTGESPAEEDARDSKVGKFMPKILGTFKSKK; this is encoded by the exons ATGGCCCGCCGCTCCCAGAGCTCCTCGCAGGGGGACAACCCACTGGCTCCTGGGTACCTGCCACCTCACTACAAAGAGTACTACCGCCTGGCGGTGGACGCACTGGCTGAGGGCGGGCCTGAGGCCTATAGCCGCTTCCTGGCGTCCGAGGGGGCACCTGCCTTCCTGTGCCCTGAGGAGCTGGACCACGTGAGCCGCCACCTGCGGCCCCCGCAGCATGTGGCCCTTGATCCACCGGAAGGCAGCCCTCCCAATGTGGACATGGATGGCTCCTCAGGCACCTACTGGCCCGTGAACTCAGACCAGGCAGTGCCCGAGCTCGACCTAGGCTGGCCCCTGACTTTCGGCTTCCAGGGCACTGAGGTGACCACACTGGTGCAGCCACCGCCGCCTGACAGCCCCAGCATCAAGGATGAGGCTCGAAGGATGATCCGCTCTGCCCAGCAG GTGGTGGCCGTGGTGATGGACATGTTCACTGATGTGGACCTGCTCAGTGAGGTGCTGGAGGCTGCCTCGCGCCGCGTCCCGGTCTACATTCTCCTGGATGAGATGAACGCACAGCACTTCCTAGACATGGCCGACAAATGCCGTGTCAACCTGCACCACGTGGAC TTCCTGCGCGTGCGCACTGTGGCAGGCCCCACCTACTACTGCCGCACCGGGAAGTCCTTCCAGGGCCACGTGAAGGAGAAGTTCCTCCTGGTGGACTGTGCCGTGGTGATGAGTGGGAGCTACAG CTTCATGTGGTCCTTCGAGAAGATCCACCGCAGCCTGGCGCACGTGTTCCAGGGCGAACTGGTCTCCAGCTTCGATGAGGAGTTCCGCATCCTCTTCGCACAGTCCGAGCCGCTGGTGCCCTCGGCGGGGGAGCTGGCCCGCATGGACGCCTACGCCCTGGCTCCATACGCGGGGGGCGGGCCCCTCATGAGCGGCCAGGTGGCCGGGGTACCGACCCCCTTCTTCTCCAAACGAGCGCACCTCCTGTTCCCACCGCCTCGGGAAGAGGGTCTGGGGTTCCCCTCCTTCCTCGACCCCGACCGCCACTTCCTGTCTGCCTTCCGCCGGGAGGAGCCACTGCGGATGCCCGGGGGCGCCCTGGAGCCTCACGCGGGGCTGCGGCCGCTGTCGCGGCGGCTGGACGCCGAGACGGGACCAGGCGGGGAGCTCGCGGGCCCGCGGGCCTTCTTCCAGGCGCGGCACCTGGAGATGGACGCCATCAAGCGGCACAGCTACGCGGCCGCCGACGGCACGGGCGCGGTGGAGAACTTCGCGGCCGCGCGGCAGGTGTCGCGGCAGACGTTCCTCAGCCACGGCGACGACTTCCGCTTCCAGACCAGCCACTTCCACCGCGACCAGCTCTACCAGCAGCATTACCAGTGGGACCCGCAGCTCGCGCCAGCGCGCCCGCAGGGCCTGTTCGAGAAGCTACGTGCCAGCCGCCCGGGCTTCGGCGACCCCGACGACTTCGCGCTGGGCGCTGGGCCCCGCTTCCCCGAGCTCGGCGCGGACGGACACCAGCGGCTGGACTACGTGCCGTCCGGCGCTTCGCGCGAGGTGCGCCACGGCTCGGACTCCAACTTCGGGCCCGGCCTCCGCGGCCTGGCCCCCGGCGGTGCCCCACGCCCCAGCCTGAGCCAGCGCTTCCCGTGCCAGGCAGCGGCGAGGCTGGGCCCCGAGACCGCGCCCGAGGCAGAGCCGGAGCGCAGGGGCGGGCCCGAGGGGCGGGCCGGGCTGCGGCACTGGCGCCTGGCCTCCTACCTGAGCGGCTGCCACGGCGAGGATGCGGGCGACGAGGGCTTGCCCGCGCCCATGGAGGGCGAGGCCTACGAGGACGACGTGCTGGGGGCCGGGAGCCGGGGGGCCGGCGGGGACTTACTCCCTTCGGCCTTCCGCGTGCCCGCGTCCTTCCTGGCCAAGGGCCCAGTGCCTGGCTCCGGCAGCGGTGGCGgcgagggcccagaggaggcaGGCCTGGCCAAGCAGGACGCTTTCCGCTCGCGCCTGACCCCGCTGATCCAGCGCAGCTCGCGGCTGCGCTCCTCGCTCATCTTCAGCTCGACGCAGGCGGAGGGCGCGGGCGGGGCCGCGGCGGCCACCACCGAGAAGGTGCAGGTGCTGCACAAGGAGCAGGCGGTCAGCGAGATGCTGGGCCCCGGCGGCGAGGCCGTGCGCTCCTCCGCCTCCGCCAAGGTCGCCGAGCTCCTGGAGAAGTACAAGGGCCCGGCACGTGATCCCGGCGGGGAGGGGGCCGCAGTCACCGTCGGCAGCCATAGCAAGGCTGTCGTGTCCCAGGCGTGGCGGGAAGAGGCGGCAGCGCCAGGCGGCGCGGCGGGCGAGCGCCGCAGCCTCGAGAGCTGCCTGCTAGACCTGCGCGACTCCTTCGCACAGCGGCTGCACCAGGAGGCCGAGCGGCAGCCGGGAGCTGCCACGCTCACTGCCACCCAGCTGCTCGACACGCTAGGCTGGAGTGGCGCCGATCGGGTGCCCTCCCGCCTCCTCTCCGCCCAGGGCCGCTCCACCTCCCCGCAAGGGCGGGACAGTCCCCCGCCGGAGGGGCCCCGGGCGCACCAGGCGTCCCACTCTGAGCCAAAAGACAGCCCCACCTCAGCCTACCCCGAGCGGAAGGGGAGTCCCACTCCTGGGTTTCCTGCTCACAAAGGTAGCCCAACCGCAGGATTGACTGAGCAGAAGGGGAGCCCCACCTCAGCCTACCCGGAACGCAAGGGGAGCCCGGTGCCTCCCGTGCCGGAGCGCAGGAGCAGCCCAGTGCCCCCGGTGCCGGAACGCAGGAGCAGCCCAGTGCCCCCAGTGCCGGAGCGCAGGGGCAGCCTTACTCTTACCTTCTCCGGGGAGTCTCCGAAGACTGGGCCCGCGGAGGAGGCGGTTGGCGGCCCCATGGAGGTCCTGCGCAAGGGCTCCCTGCGCCTTCGGCAGCTGCTGAGTCCCAAGGGCGAGCGCCGCGCAGAGGGTGAGGGCGGCTTCCCAGCACCACAGGAGAACGGGCAGCCGGAGAGCCCCCGGCGGCCCTCCCTGGGCCGGGGTGACAGCACAGAGGCTGCCACAGGAGAGGAGCGGGGCCCGCGGGCGCGCGTGGTCTCAGCCACGGCCAATGCCTTGTACAGCAGCAACCTGCGGGATGACACGAAGGCCATTCTGGAGCAGATCAGCGCCCACGGCCAGAAGCACCGTGGagtccccgcccccgccccgggccCAGGCCCCACCCACAGCAGCCCTGAGCTAGGCCGCCCACCAGCTGCCGGGGGTCTGGCCCCTGATATGTCCGACAAGGACAAATGTTCGGCCATCTTCCGCTCTGACAGCCTGGGGACACAAGGCCGGCTGAGCCGCACACTGCCAGCCAGCGCAGAGGAGCGCGACCGGCTGCTCCGCCGCATGGAGAGCATGCGCAAGGAGAAGCGTGTCTACAGCCGCTTTGAGGTCTTCTGTAAAAAGGAGGACGCTGGCGGCCTGGGGACAGGGGAGAGCCCGGCGGAGGAGGACGCCAGGGACAGCAAGGTGGGCAAGTTCATGCCCAAGATCCTGGGTACGTTCAAAAGCAAGAAGTGA
- the LOC131419744 gene encoding proline-rich protein 2-like, which produces MAGEPDRALATPVHGGLGGEPPGKGLGRAQHPPQTPTRPRGRERVTTAWAASPLAPSHSAPPGPASCEGARVHTGLCGRDVPSPAPPPGQTLPHERGCARTPPPRPATGPAAPAQVRREGRPGEAAPGGAARADPAGPARPPLGRAPPRSSRGRGPYLARCAGSRDNGSRSRPPPSGLAVRSVRRPLPAAARPPRPDSRARPRPARRARARAGLPGQHLGAGRPHPAAPAFRRPPPPPPRRAPARPAARRPPRPRPRARTPRRPSVHRGLEGPAPDP; this is translated from the exons atggcggg AGAACCAGACCGAGCGCTGGCCACCCCCGTCCATGGCGGCCTGGGCGGGGAGCCCCCAGGGAAGGGTCTAGGCCGGGCCCAGCACCCTCCCCAGACTCCAACTAGGCCGCGAGGGCGGGAGCGAGTCACGACGGCTTGGGCAGCCTCGCCTCTGGCCCCTTCCCACTCGGCTCCTCCTGGGCCGGCGTCGTGCGAGGGCGCTCGCGTCCACACTGGCCTCTGCGGCCGCGACGTCCCCtcgcccgcccccccccccggccaGACCCTGCCCCACGAACGCGGCTGCgcccgcaccccccccccccggcccgcCACGGGTCCCGCGGCCCCGGCCCAGGTGCGGCGGGAGGGCCGCCCAGGTGAGGCCGCGCCGGGGGGCGCCGCGCGCGCCGACCCCGCCGGCCCCGCGCGGCCTCCCCTCGGGCGCGCCCCGCCCCGCTCGAGCCGCGGGAGGGGGCCCTACCTGGCCAGGTGCGCGGGGTCTCGGGACAACGGCAGCAGGAGCCGACCGCCGCCCAGCGGCCTCGCGGTCCGGTCGGTCCGGCGGCCACTCCCCGCCGCGGCCCGCCCGCCGCGGCCTGATTCacgcgcccgcccccgccccgcccgccgcgcccgcgcccgcgccggCCTGCCCGGGCAGCACCTGGGGGCGGGGCGGCCCCACCCCGCCGCGCCCGCATTCCGCcgtccgcccccgcccccgccccgccgcgcgCCCGCCCGGCCCGCCGCGCGGAGACCCCCGCGGCCCCGGCCCCGGGCCCGCACCCCCCGGCGCCCATCGGTCCACCGAGGGCTCGAGGGCCCCGCGCCTGACCCCTGA